ATCATCGATTCAGAAACCAGGCTGGTCATTTCCATTATTGACAATGGACCGGATTATGATGACGGCTACTCTATTTAAATTAGAACCCCGAGATATCCGGATGGAAAAGATGGGGTGCTGATTAAAGATAACGATCAACAATTAATTGATCTAAAAGTATTTATTGATGATTTCATTAAGTCAAACAGAGATCAAAATTATAAGCTTCTTTTCGCAAGATATCTTGAAGATTTAGCTAAAATTATACGTAAAAATGTTATTAAGGTGGTCTAAATATGCCTGAAAATAAAATTCCTTAATTGAATCTAAAAGGGAGGTATTCAAATGAAAAAAATTGGAACTCTCATACTAAAAGGTGCTTTAGGTATAGAATATACGTTCGATGTTTATCCGTATGGGACAAAATTTAAAGCCATTGGCGCAGTTTATTATATATCTAAACGAACAGAAAAAGCTGGCGGCACCGGCTCCCATGATAAGATATACATAGGCGAAACAGAAGATTTGTCTGTAAGATTTGATAATCACCACAAAGAATCTTGCTTTGAAATGCATAATGCAAATTGCATTAGCATTTATGAAGAGTTTGATGAGGAGAAAAGACTCATAATAGAAAAAGACCTTATAGATGCACGTAATCCGCCTTGCAATGGGTAAATATAATGAAGCAAATTACATCCATCTTAATTAAAGGGAATCTATTAATATGACAAATCTATTTGAATTTGACCTTTATAAAGCTAAGGATAGTCGTAAATATGCCTTTTTTTATAATCCGGACGGGAAGGTTGCCTGGGCAATAGGGCTTCCACCTCCACCGATTCCAAAAGTTGGCGTTGGCAGAGCAGGCCCGGAATTACAAGCTGATTCTCAAGAAGTTGCACGCCAAAAATTAATCAAAGCTATCGAATCCGGAAATTATTTAAATGAACCATAGAATACTGAAAAGTCTCTGGAAATCACGAAAATAATAAAATACCTTAGCTGAAATTCTTTTGCAGCGAATCAAAATCTAATGTTATAAATTGAGGAAATACAATGGAACCACACTTGTTGAAAAGTTAGCTGGCATCAAGTTGCGGGGACGCCTGGTCGGCAAGAAAATTGATAGAGAAAAAAAGAGTCCGCAAGATGTGGTAAAATTTCCAAGGTTATAATAATCAAATCCAACCGTCGCAACCGCTGCTCAGCAGGCTAAGGGTGAAAATGAAGTATGGAACAAAGCTTTCTTAGACTAATAAAAGTTCTGAATATATCTTAATTGATGAAATAAATACTATGCCTAAAGGGCTCAAAGGGATCTATCTTCTATATAAAAAGCGCCCGAAGCTAAAACCCTTTGATAGATTTCACATTCCCAATACCTATCCTGATAGTAGTGAATTGCATCTCGAATTTTTTGA
The window above is part of the Thermodesulfobacteriota bacterium genome. Proteins encoded here:
- a CDS encoding GIY-YIG nuclease family protein gives rise to the protein MKKIGTLILKGALGIEYTFDVYPYGTKFKAIGAVYYISKRTEKAGGTGSHDKIYIGETEDLSVRFDNHHKESCFEMHNANCISIYEEFDEEKRLIIEKDLIDARNPPCNG